A genomic stretch from Alosa sapidissima isolate fAloSap1 chromosome 3, fAloSap1.pri, whole genome shotgun sequence includes:
- the zgc:158320 gene encoding uncharacterized protein zgc:158320 isoform X2 yields the protein MTRTCTVCGCKDNKFRPPGVRFYSLSQRDPQLCTQWLTALNLLVDTPPTDYSKIRICSQHFRQEDFEYCFSAQFLGSAVSQAKKLKPGALPRNIAVSNSTLTESPSSTPGFDIDMEEMPTTSTPQSVPRSQRTTGPSRNPALTEDMDTSFSTIETLEATQTTYKPDTDCTSSASSVTDEGTAQMCWQEKKVVVSESKVLELFRFCQTCATIIEKREVSYVGSQMRVKWECAEGHSGTWTSCPSERGMPQSNLLLAAAILFTGSTFTKLEEWAKLLNLQIFSSSTFYDIQNSYLHPVIQAEFPAGKLSIQSWSRRLRPQAQGLWRLLPSGADWTIYLTTAYMWRSWQLIVPQVSRK from the exons ATGACTAGaacctgtacagtatgtggatgTAAGGACAACAAATTCAGGCCACCGGGAGTTCGTTTTTATAGTTTATCTCAACGCGACCCTCAGCTCTGCACCCAGTGGCTAACTGCATTAAATTTGTTAGTTGACACACCGCCAACAGATTACTCTAAAATCAGAATATGCAGCCAGCACTTTCGTCAGGAGGACTTCGAATACTGTTTTTCAGCCCAGTTTTTAGGAAGTGCGGTGTCACAGGCCAAAAAATTGAAGCCAGGTGCGTTACCAAGGAACATTGCAGTTAGCAACTCAACCCTGACTGAGTCTCCATCATCCACCCCTGGCTTCGACATCGATATGGAAGAGATGCCGACCACCTCCACGCCTCAGAGTGTCCCGCGGAGTCAG AGAACCACTGGACCTTCAAGAAACCCAGCACTTACAGAAGATATGGATACAAGCTTTTCCACTATCGAAACTTTAGAAGCCACACAAACCACCTACAAACCAGACACAGACTGTACTTCTTCTGCCAGCAGTGTCACAGACGAGGGAACAGCACAGATGTGCTGGCAGGAGAAAAAAGTTGTAGTCTCAGAGTCTAAGGTACTAGAACTGTTCAGATTCTGCCAAACATGTGCCACCATCATAGAAAAAAGAGAAGTGTCCTATGTTGGGTCCCAGATGAGGGTCAAGTGGGAGTGTGCAGAAGGTCACAGTGGAACTTGGACGTCATGTCCCTCTGAACGTGGAATGCCACAGTCTAACCTCCTCCTTGCTGCTGCCATACTATTTACGGGAAGCACATTCACCAAGTTGGAAGAGTGGGCCAAACTCCTCAATCTTCAGATCTTTAGCAGCAGCACATTCTATGACATACAAAACTCCTACTTGCATCCAGTCATTCAGGCTGAATTCCCGGCAGGGAAATTGTCCATTCAGAGTTGGTCCAG GCGACTGAGACCACAAGCTCAGGGGCTATGGAGACTGTTGCCCTCAGGCGCGGATTGGACCATCTACTTGACAACAGCCTACATGTGGAGGTCTTGGCAACTGATCGTTCCACAAGTGTCAAGAAAATAA
- the zgc:158320 gene encoding uncharacterized protein zgc:158320 isoform X1, producing the protein MTRTCTVCGCKDNKFRPPGVRFYSLSQRDPQLCTQWLTALNLLVDTPPTDYSKIRICSQHFRQEDFEYCFSAQFLGSAVSQAKKLKPGALPRNIAVSNSTLTESPSSTPGFDIDMEEMPTTSTPQSVPRSQQRTTGPSRNPALTEDMDTSFSTIETLEATQTTYKPDTDCTSSASSVTDEGTAQMCWQEKKVVVSESKVLELFRFCQTCATIIEKREVSYVGSQMRVKWECAEGHSGTWTSCPSERGMPQSNLLLAAAILFTGSTFTKLEEWAKLLNLQIFSSSTFYDIQNSYLHPVIQAEFPAGKLSIQSWSRRLRPQAQGLWRLLPSGADWTIYLTTAYMWRSWQLIVPQVSRK; encoded by the exons ATGACTAGaacctgtacagtatgtggatgTAAGGACAACAAATTCAGGCCACCGGGAGTTCGTTTTTATAGTTTATCTCAACGCGACCCTCAGCTCTGCACCCAGTGGCTAACTGCATTAAATTTGTTAGTTGACACACCGCCAACAGATTACTCTAAAATCAGAATATGCAGCCAGCACTTTCGTCAGGAGGACTTCGAATACTGTTTTTCAGCCCAGTTTTTAGGAAGTGCGGTGTCACAGGCCAAAAAATTGAAGCCAGGTGCGTTACCAAGGAACATTGCAGTTAGCAACTCAACCCTGACTGAGTCTCCATCATCCACCCCTGGCTTCGACATCGATATGGAAGAGATGCCGACCACCTCCACGCCTCAGAGTGTCCCGCGGAGTCAG CAGAGAACCACTGGACCTTCAAGAAACCCAGCACTTACAGAAGATATGGATACAAGCTTTTCCACTATCGAAACTTTAGAAGCCACACAAACCACCTACAAACCAGACACAGACTGTACTTCTTCTGCCAGCAGTGTCACAGACGAGGGAACAGCACAGATGTGCTGGCAGGAGAAAAAAGTTGTAGTCTCAGAGTCTAAGGTACTAGAACTGTTCAGATTCTGCCAAACATGTGCCACCATCATAGAAAAAAGAGAAGTGTCCTATGTTGGGTCCCAGATGAGGGTCAAGTGGGAGTGTGCAGAAGGTCACAGTGGAACTTGGACGTCATGTCCCTCTGAACGTGGAATGCCACAGTCTAACCTCCTCCTTGCTGCTGCCATACTATTTACGGGAAGCACATTCACCAAGTTGGAAGAGTGGGCCAAACTCCTCAATCTTCAGATCTTTAGCAGCAGCACATTCTATGACATACAAAACTCCTACTTGCATCCAGTCATTCAGGCTGAATTCCCGGCAGGGAAATTGTCCATTCAGAGTTGGTCCAG GCGACTGAGACCACAAGCTCAGGGGCTATGGAGACTGTTGCCCTCAGGCGCGGATTGGACCATCTACTTGACAACAGCCTACATGTGGAGGTCTTGGCAACTGATCGTTCCACAAGTGTCAAGAAAATAA